A region of Ferruginibacter albus DNA encodes the following proteins:
- a CDS encoding malate dehydrogenase yields the protein MKVTVVGAGAVGATCADNIARAALCEELVLLDIREGFAEGKSIDMMQSATLLGFDTKIIGSTNDYTKTAGSDVVVITSGMPRKPGMTREELIGINAGIVKGVAENILKYSPNAIFIIISNPMDTMTYLALKSTGISKNRIIGMGGTLDSSRFKYYLSQAIGCSPNDLQGFVIGGHGDTTMIPLTRLATYQGSPVSNYLSEEVLKKVAADTMVGGATLTGLIGTSAWYAPGAAGAALVETIVRDQKKLYTCCVSLDGEYGQKDICLGVPVIIGKNGWEKIIDYKLTADEQAAFNKSADAVRNMNNVLSTL from the coding sequence ATGAAAGTTACTGTTGTAGGTGCCGGAGCAGTGGGCGCTACTTGTGCCGATAATATTGCTCGTGCAGCACTCTGCGAAGAATTGGTTTTATTAGACATCCGCGAAGGATTTGCTGAAGGTAAATCTATCGACATGATGCAGTCTGCTACCTTATTAGGCTTCGATACAAAGATCATTGGCAGCACCAACGATTATACTAAAACCGCGGGAAGCGATGTAGTAGTGATTACCTCTGGTATGCCACGCAAACCGGGCATGACAAGAGAAGAATTGATCGGCATCAACGCAGGTATTGTAAAAGGCGTGGCTGAAAATATTTTGAAATATTCTCCTAATGCCATTTTCATTATCATCAGTAACCCGATGGATACAATGACTTATTTAGCATTGAAATCTACCGGTATCTCTAAGAACAGGATCATCGGAATGGGCGGCACATTAGACAGCAGCCGTTTTAAATATTATTTAAGCCAGGCTATTGGCTGCTCTCCTAACGATCTGCAAGGTTTTGTGATCGGTGGTCATGGAGATACAACAATGATCCCTTTAACAAGATTGGCTACTTACCAGGGTTCTCCTGTTAGCAACTACTTAAGCGAAGAGGTATTGAAAAAAGTTGCTGCTGATACAATGGTAGGCGGTGCTACTTTAACAGGCTTGATCGGAACTTCTGCATGGTATGCTCCGGGTGCTGCAGGTGCTGCACTGGTTGAAACCATTGTAAGAGATCAGAAAAAACTATACACTTGTTGCGTTAGCCTGGATGGCGAATACGGACAAAAAGATATTTGCTTAGGGGTTCCTGTTATCATTGGCAAAAATGGTTGGGAAAAGATCATCGACTATAAATTAACTGCCGATGAACAAGCTGCTTTCAACAAAAGCGCTGATGCTGTAAGAAACATGAATAATGTGTTGAGCACTTTATAA
- a CDS encoding EVE domain-containing protein, which yields MAYWLAKSEPSVYSWDNLVKDKNTVWDGVRNYAARNNLKAMKKGDEVFFYHSNEGMEIVGIAKVSKEFYKDPTSDDDAWVVVELKPFKKLKKSVPLEVIKKDKRLANMALVRLGRLSVQPVTEEECKIIMELAGE from the coding sequence ATGGCATATTGGTTAGCAAAATCAGAACCTTCTGTTTATAGCTGGGATAATTTGGTAAAAGATAAGAATACTGTTTGGGACGGCGTACGAAATTATGCAGCCCGTAATAATTTAAAAGCAATGAAGAAAGGCGATGAAGTGTTCTTTTATCATAGTAATGAAGGGATGGAGATCGTTGGTATAGCAAAGGTTTCCAAAGAATTTTATAAAGACCCTACCTCAGATGATGATGCCTGGGTGGTAGTAGAATTAAAACCGTTTAAAAAATTAAAAAAGAGCGTACCCTTAGAGGTTATCAAAAAAGATAAGCGGTTGGCAAATATGGCGTTGGTGCGTCTCGGACGTTTATCGGTACAGCCGGTTACTGAGGAAGAATGTAAAATAATAATGGAATTGGCAGGAGAATAG
- a CDS encoding SRPBCC family protein, with the protein MDNQNFSTTIVVDQSPAEVYKAVNNPRAWWSEGIEGITDQLNAEWKYQFGDNHRSKMKVIEMIPDKKVVWLIEENYFKNAKDQNEWVGNKITFDISKQGDKAQLVFTQIGLTPADDCYKACDWAWTGFVQQSLQSLITTGKGQLEWFK; encoded by the coding sequence ATGGATAATCAAAACTTCTCAACAACAATTGTAGTGGATCAATCACCGGCAGAAGTTTATAAAGCCGTTAATAATCCCCGTGCATGGTGGAGTGAAGGAATTGAAGGCATAACTGATCAACTCAACGCCGAATGGAAATATCAGTTCGGAGATAATCATCGCAGCAAAATGAAAGTCATTGAAATGATCCCCGACAAAAAAGTAGTTTGGCTGATAGAGGAAAACTATTTTAAAAATGCGAAAGACCAAAATGAATGGGTTGGTAATAAAATAACATTTGACATTTCAAAACAAGGTGATAAAGCACAGTTGGTGTTCACTCAAATTGGATTAACGCCGGCTGATGATTGTTATAAAGCTTGTGATTGGGCATGGACAGGATTTGTTCAACAAAGTTTACAAAGCTTAATCACTACAGGCAAAGGACAACTCGAATGGTTTAAATAA
- a CDS encoding TPM domain-containing protein encodes MNRFLIISFLFFGIATISYGQKQEPEKKGIILNRIPEKPIGWTNDYEHIFTAAQIDTLDYLLSIFNSETSNEVAIVTIDSNWSTKEKFDSLIIAIHNYWRVGEKTKNNGILIGISVKLRSIRISNGYGIEKKLSNSETKKIIDNVIIPYFKESNYFEGVRQGLLTIFQKIQ; translated from the coding sequence ATGAACCGTTTCCTGATCATATCATTTTTATTTTTTGGAATAGCAACTATTTCTTATGGGCAAAAACAAGAACCCGAAAAGAAAGGAATTATTCTTAACAGGATTCCGGAAAAACCTATTGGCTGGACAAATGATTATGAGCACATATTCACTGCTGCCCAAATAGACACCCTCGATTATCTACTTTCAATTTTTAATAGCGAAACAAGTAATGAAGTTGCCATCGTAACTATTGACAGCAACTGGAGCACAAAGGAAAAATTCGACAGCTTAATCATAGCTATCCATAATTACTGGAGAGTAGGCGAAAAAACTAAAAACAACGGAATTCTTATCGGAATTAGTGTAAAATTAAGAAGCATTCGTATAAGTAACGGCTATGGCATTGAGAAAAAGCTTTCAAACAGTGAAACAAAAAAGATCATTGACAATGTTATTATTCCGTATTTTAAAGAAAGTAATTATTTTGAAGGTGTGCGGCAAGGTTTATTAACGATCTTTCAAAAGATACAATAA
- a CDS encoding tetratricopeptide repeat protein — MSEQKTVINTGNEEVDAALGKAKDFWDRFSKIIIYVSCAIILVVGGWWVYKNYVVLPKQDSANDALFQAESLFDKMTQQGFNKDSINIVLNGGTGVTSGVVKIINNYGSTPAGNRAKLIAGACYLHLKEYDKAIKYLNDFSTTDADQVQATVYSLLGDAYSEQNKSDDALSFYKKAASVNEKDDFISGEALYKAGRYAESIGKKDDAIETYKKLRDNYPKSAHAAEMDKYLARLGVLN; from the coding sequence ATGTCAGAGCAAAAAACTGTGATCAATACAGGTAATGAAGAAGTAGATGCAGCGTTGGGTAAAGCCAAAGATTTTTGGGATCGTTTCAGCAAGATCATCATTTATGTAAGCTGTGCCATCATTTTAGTAGTAGGCGGATGGTGGGTTTACAAAAATTATGTAGTGCTTCCTAAGCAGGATAGCGCTAACGACGCTTTATTCCAGGCAGAAAGCCTGTTTGATAAAATGACCCAGCAAGGATTTAATAAAGACTCCATCAATATTGTTTTAAATGGTGGTACAGGTGTAACATCAGGCGTTGTGAAAATTATAAATAATTACGGAAGCACTCCTGCTGGCAATCGTGCAAAACTCATTGCAGGTGCTTGTTATCTTCATTTAAAAGAGTACGATAAAGCTATTAAGTACTTAAATGATTTTTCTACTACCGATGCAGACCAGGTGCAAGCCACTGTATATTCTTTGTTGGGCGATGCTTATTCTGAACAAAACAAATCAGATGATGCATTGAGCTTTTATAAAAAGGCAGCTTCGGTAAACGAAAAAGATGACTTTATTAGCGGAGAAGCGCTGTACAAAGCCGGTCGTTATGCGGAAAGCATCGGTAAAAAAGATGATGCCATCGAAACGTATAAAAAATTAAGAGACAATTATCCTAAAAGCGCTCATGCTGCTGAAATGGATAAATACTTAGCACGCTTAGGTGTATTGAATTAA
- a CDS encoding SRPBCC family protein: protein MESKSLTISIAIEKSETEVFNAIKEVQQWWNSEDFKGSSKELDDEFIIYHPDQHYSEQRLIEVIPDRKIVWLVTESKLYWLENNKEEWTNTKMIFDITTENKKTILHFTHEGLVPEKECYAMCEKGWTMIIKEWLFHFITFGTSSKEMSKAEEIRNRLLEE, encoded by the coding sequence ATGGAAAGTAAAAGTCTTACAATATCAATAGCAATTGAAAAGTCTGAAACAGAAGTTTTCAATGCCATTAAAGAAGTTCAACAATGGTGGAACAGTGAAGATTTTAAAGGGAGTAGTAAAGAATTGGATGATGAATTTATTATTTATCATCCTGACCAACATTATTCGGAACAACGATTGATTGAAGTTATTCCTGATAGAAAAATTGTATGGTTGGTTACTGAAAGTAAATTGTATTGGCTGGAAAATAATAAAGAAGAATGGACGAATACAAAAATGATCTTTGACATTACTACAGAAAACAAAAAGACCATACTTCATTTTACACATGAAGGACTAGTTCCTGAAAAAGAATGTTATGCCATGTGTGAAAAAGGTTGGACGATGATCATTAAAGAATGGCTGTTTCATTTCATCACGTTTGGAACATCATCAAAAGAAATGTCGAAAGCAGAAGAAATCAGGAACAGGCTTTTAGAAGAATAG
- a CDS encoding SRPBCC family protein gives MQKEIKHTWYFNQSPEEVWQYLTNRDLLEQWMMKNDFEPVVGHKFTFHCHHEVYCEVLEVKPYSKLSYSWRFASVEDDKRMDSKVVWTLTPIADGTELLIVHDGFTLLGDFISHNKGWTALGNNFIQLLTAVTP, from the coding sequence ATGCAAAAAGAAATTAAGCACACCTGGTATTTTAATCAATCACCGGAAGAAGTTTGGCAATACTTAACCAATCGTGATCTGTTGGAGCAATGGATGATGAAAAACGATTTTGAACCTGTGGTAGGACACAAATTTACTTTCCATTGCCACCACGAAGTTTATTGTGAAGTGCTGGAAGTTAAACCATACAGCAAACTCTCCTATTCCTGGCGCTTTGCCTCGGTAGAAGACGATAAGCGTATGGATTCAAAAGTAGTATGGACACTTACTCCTATTGCTGACGGAACAGAATTATTAATAGTTCATGATGGCTTTACATTATTAGGCGACTTTATCAGCCATAATAAAGGATGGACTGCATTGGGCAACAATTTCATTCAACTATTAACGGCTGTTACACCATGA
- a CDS encoding SIR2 family NAD-dependent protein deacylase has protein sequence MPKKQIVILTGAGISAESGLQTFRDADGLWMGYDVYEVASPRGWKKDPQLVLDFYNMRRKDVAAAKPNAAHLGLAALEKDFDITIVTQNIDDLHERAGSTNVLHLHGEIFKMRSIVDEETIYEIRGDINIGDMAKDGHQLRSHIVWFEEPVPMIEKAVKLMRNCDVFVVIGTSLQVYPAASLLHYAPSYLPKYIIDKKIPSVESSPNLHFIEKPATEGVKKLQELLSKL, from the coding sequence ATGCCCAAAAAACAGATTGTAATATTAACAGGTGCCGGCATTAGCGCAGAAAGCGGGTTACAAACTTTCCGTGATGCGGATGGTTTATGGATGGGTTATGATGTGTATGAAGTAGCATCTCCCCGGGGATGGAAAAAAGACCCACAGCTGGTATTGGATTTTTACAACATGCGACGTAAGGATGTAGCGGCTGCAAAGCCGAATGCGGCTCACTTAGGCTTAGCAGCATTGGAAAAAGATTTTGATATTACCATCGTAACACAAAACATAGATGACCTGCATGAGCGCGCCGGTTCCACCAATGTATTGCACCTGCATGGAGAAATATTTAAAATGCGGAGCATTGTTGATGAAGAAACTATTTATGAAATTAGAGGTGATATCAATATAGGAGATATGGCTAAAGATGGGCATCAATTGCGCTCACATATTGTTTGGTTTGAAGAGCCGGTACCGATGATCGAAAAGGCAGTAAAGCTAATGCGTAATTGTGATGTGTTTGTAGTGATAGGAACTTCGTTACAGGTGTATCCTGCTGCTTCTTTATTGCATTATGCACCTTCGTACTTACCTAAGTATATCATCGACAAAAAAATACCTTCTGTTGAAAGTTCACCTAATTTACATTTTATAGAAAAGCCTGCTACGGAAGGAGTGAAGAAGTTGCAGGAGTTATTAAGTAAGCTGTAG
- a CDS encoding ArsR/SmtB family transcription factor, producing the protein MNAQTLDAFQVIADPSRRQMMMMLSKDSMTINALAENFDMSRPAVSKHIKIMYNAGFISIKDIGRERYCTLRQDGFNELQNFISYFDKFWIGKLKKLEDLLNNKAKDKDGK; encoded by the coding sequence ATGAACGCACAAACCCTCGACGCTTTCCAGGTTATTGCCGACCCCAGCCGAAGACAAATGATGATGATGCTTTCAAAAGACAGCATGACAATAAATGCATTGGCAGAAAACTTTGACATGAGTCGTCCAGCTGTTTCAAAACATATTAAGATCATGTACAACGCCGGCTTTATTTCTATTAAAGATATTGGCAGGGAACGTTATTGCACGTTACGGCAGGATGGCTTTAACGAGCTCCAGAACTTCATCAGCTACTTCGATAAATTCTGGATAGGCAAATTAAAAAAGCTGGAAGATTTATTAAATAACAAAGCAAAAGATAAAGATGGAAAGTAA
- a CDS encoding SRPBCC family protein translates to MKNIIEQKDFTCNITVNKSAEKAFNSICRVSDWWVKDMDGNTQQLNEEFTVHFGTTWKTFKITEFIPYKKIVWFVVDCNLPWNTDLKEWNGTEIVWEISTENDQTKVSFTHVGLAALDCAKQCTNAWDGYINKSLFSLITEGKGLMNKF, encoded by the coding sequence ATGAAAAACATAATAGAACAAAAAGACTTCACATGCAACATCACCGTAAATAAATCTGCAGAAAAAGCATTCAATAGTATCTGCCGTGTTAGCGATTGGTGGGTTAAAGATATGGATGGCAACACTCAACAATTAAACGAGGAATTTACTGTACACTTCGGTACCACATGGAAAACCTTTAAGATCACAGAATTTATTCCCTACAAAAAAATAGTATGGTTCGTTGTTGATTGCAATCTTCCCTGGAATACAGATTTGAAAGAATGGAATGGTACAGAAATAGTTTGGGAAATCTCTACTGAAAACGATCAAACTAAAGTAAGCTTTACGCATGTTGGTTTAGCTGCCTTGGATTGTGCAAAGCAGTGTACCAATGCCTGGGATGGTTATATTAACAAAAGTTTATTCAGTTTAATTACGGAAGGCAAAGGGTTGATGAATAAGTTTTAA
- the ribH gene encoding 6,7-dimethyl-8-ribityllumazine synthase encodes MATIESSNLYNITGIQLPKDACVVIVRTEWNAAIIDKLDEGCRKVLDQHKISFTVLTVPGAFEIPFAVKTYWDIHKGKQDEPAAFITLGCVLRGDTPHFDYVCQSVTSGVSQLNLLLPVPTIFGILTVDNQQQADERTGGKHGHKGEEAAITAIKMIALTNAI; translated from the coding sequence ATGGCAACAATAGAATCATCTAACTTATATAATATCACAGGCATCCAACTACCAAAGGATGCCTGTGTAGTAATTGTGCGTACCGAATGGAATGCAGCTATCATCGATAAATTGGATGAAGGTTGCAGAAAAGTTTTGGACCAACATAAGATTTCTTTTACCGTACTAACGGTGCCGGGTGCCTTTGAAATTCCCTTTGCGGTAAAAACCTATTGGGATATACATAAAGGCAAGCAAGACGAGCCTGCTGCTTTTATTACCTTGGGTTGTGTATTGCGTGGCGATACACCGCATTTCGATTATGTTTGTCAGTCTGTAACAAGTGGTGTGTCTCAATTAAATTTATTATTGCCGGTTCCAACTATTTTTGGAATATTAACAGTAGATAACCAGCAACAGGCAGATGAAAGAACAGGAGGCAAGCATGGGCATAAAGGAGAAGAAGCTGCAATAACCGCTATTAAGATGATCGCCTTGACAAATGCTATTTGA
- a CDS encoding glycosyltransferase, with amino-acid sequence MNILLVHLGVIPVKTYGGTERVVWYLGQELVKMGHRVTYLVKEGSQCDFANIRFIDPSLPIEEQIPDDIDVVHLSYIPKEPLKKPYICNLHGNLNDQRLLDKNTVFVSRNHANRFGSDSFVYNGMNWDDYGSPALEHKRTYFHFLGEAAWRLKNVKGAISVITHTQKEKLSVLGGTRLNFRMGFRFTISPRIKFYGKVGGEVKNNLLLGSKGLIFPVRWNEPFGIAITESLYFGCPVFGTPYGSLPELITKDVGFLSNNSEELRQAVENVDQFSPKNCHLYALEHFNSRKMAEAYLSKYTEVLNGRTLNEKNPCLINIQQEKFLDWK; translated from the coding sequence ATGAACATCCTGCTTGTACATTTAGGCGTTATTCCCGTAAAAACTTATGGTGGTACCGAAAGAGTGGTATGGTATCTTGGACAGGAGTTGGTAAAGATGGGACATCGTGTGACCTACCTTGTGAAAGAAGGATCGCAATGCGATTTTGCGAACATTCGATTCATTGATCCATCACTACCGATCGAAGAACAAATACCGGATGATATTGATGTTGTTCACTTGTCTTACATTCCAAAAGAACCGTTGAAAAAACCTTATATCTGTAACCTTCATGGCAACTTGAATGATCAGCGACTATTGGATAAGAACACCGTCTTTGTTTCAAGAAACCATGCCAACAGGTTTGGTTCCGACTCCTTTGTTTATAACGGGATGAATTGGGATGATTACGGTTCCCCTGCATTGGAGCATAAAAGAACTTATTTTCATTTTTTAGGAGAAGCCGCCTGGCGTTTAAAGAATGTAAAAGGCGCTATCTCAGTTATCACCCATACACAAAAAGAAAAATTAAGCGTATTAGGTGGCACACGATTGAATTTCAGAATGGGGTTTCGCTTTACCATCAGCCCACGAATTAAGTTTTACGGAAAAGTTGGCGGCGAAGTAAAAAATAATTTACTACTAGGCTCAAAAGGCCTTATCTTTCCCGTAAGATGGAATGAACCATTTGGAATTGCGATCACTGAAAGCTTGTATTTTGGCTGCCCAGTGTTCGGTACTCCCTATGGCTCTTTACCTGAGCTAATCACCAAGGACGTTGGGTTTTTATCCAATAATTCGGAAGAGCTTAGACAAGCCGTTGAAAACGTTGACCAATTTTCCCCAAAAAATTGCCATTTGTATGCGTTGGAACATTTTAACTCCCGAAAAATGGCAGAAGCTTATTTATCGAAATATACGGAAGTGCTGAATGGAAGAACATTGAACGAAAAAAATCCTTGTTTGATAAATATTCAGCAAGAAAAATTTTTAGACTGGAAATAA
- a CDS encoding (Fe-S)-binding protein, with the protein MKVQLFIPCFVDQLYPQTAFNMVKVLEKATCEVSYNTNQTCCGQPAFNAGFWDEARDVATKFIKDFEGVDYIIAPSASCVGFVRNYYSKLFENSSLHNQVKDLSKRIYEFTEFLTDVLKIENFGAVFNAKATYHDSCAALRECKIKEAPRKLLNHVKGLQLTEMNDVETCCGFGGTFAVKFESISIGMADQKTSNALETKAEYIISTDLSCLMHIDGYIKGKHLPLKTMHIADVLASGWE; encoded by the coding sequence ATGAAGGTTCAACTATTCATACCATGTTTTGTCGATCAGCTTTATCCGCAAACAGCGTTTAATATGGTGAAGGTATTGGAGAAAGCTACTTGCGAGGTTTCTTACAATACCAATCAGACCTGTTGCGGGCAACCGGCGTTCAATGCCGGCTTTTGGGACGAAGCAAGAGATGTGGCTACTAAATTTATTAAAGATTTTGAAGGCGTTGATTATATTATTGCGCCAAGTGCCAGTTGTGTAGGCTTTGTACGTAATTACTATTCTAAGCTATTCGAAAACTCTTCTTTGCATAACCAGGTTAAAGACCTAAGCAAACGCATATACGAGTTCACGGAATTTTTAACAGACGTATTAAAGATCGAAAATTTCGGCGCTGTGTTTAATGCAAAAGCTACTTACCACGACAGCTGTGCTGCATTACGTGAATGTAAAATAAAAGAAGCTCCCCGGAAATTATTAAATCATGTAAAAGGATTGCAGTTAACCGAGATGAACGATGTAGAAACCTGCTGCGGTTTCGGTGGAACATTTGCCGTTAAGTTTGAATCGATCTCTATCGGCATGGCAGATCAAAAAACAAGCAATGCGCTGGAGACAAAAGCAGAATATATTATCTCTACAGACTTAAGTTGCTTAATGCATATCGACGGGTATATTAAAGGCAAACACCTGCCGTTAAAAACAATGCATATTGCAGATGTATTGGCAAGTGGCTGGGAATAA
- a CDS encoding alpha/beta fold hydrolase yields the protein MPTTITDSISGYANVNGLKLYYEIHGTGSPLVLIHGGGSTIQTTFGRILPILAKTNKVIAVEMQAHGHTADIGRPLSFEQDADDIAALLKQLNIPKASILGFSNGASTTLQFAIRHPEMTDKIVVASTFYKRSGAPAWFWDMMSKPSFEGMPQIYKDEFLKINPDTNALHRMYERDVARMQSFPDITDEQIKSIKAPAFIIIGDKDVVTPEHAAEMHRLLTTSRLAILPAAHGEYIGEIMFPPDSVMYSATASMISKFINEEQ from the coding sequence ATGCCTACAACTATAACGGACTCTATCTCCGGCTACGCCAACGTAAACGGGCTAAAACTATATTACGAAATCCACGGCACAGGCTCACCGCTTGTTTTAATTCACGGTGGCGGTTCCACCATTCAAACAACCTTTGGAAGAATATTACCGATCCTTGCCAAAACCAATAAAGTAATTGCTGTTGAAATGCAGGCACATGGTCATACTGCCGACATAGGCAGACCTTTAAGCTTTGAACAGGACGCAGATGATATTGCAGCGCTGTTAAAGCAATTGAATATTCCCAAAGCAAGCATTTTGGGTTTCAGTAATGGTGCAAGCACTACGTTGCAATTTGCTATCCGACATCCGGAAATGACAGATAAAATAGTAGTTGCTTCTACCTTTTATAAAAGGTCCGGCGCACCTGCCTGGTTTTGGGATATGATGAGCAAGCCCAGCTTTGAAGGCATGCCACAAATATATAAAGATGAATTTCTGAAAATCAACCCGGATACCAATGCATTGCATCGCATGTATGAAAGAGATGTAGCAAGAATGCAATCATTCCCTGATATAACTGATGAACAAATAAAATCCATTAAAGCGCCTGCTTTTATTATTATTGGCGATAAAGATGTAGTTACCCCTGAACATGCTGCTGAAATGCATCGCTTGCTTACTACTTCACGACTGGCTATTCTTCCTGCAGCACATGGTGAATATATCGGTGAAATAATGTTTCCACCGGATTCTGTTATGTACTCGGCAACGGCATCAATGATAAGCAAGTTTATAAATGAAGAACAATGA
- a CDS encoding TlpA family protein disulfide reductase — MKKILSIVSVLFISVSSFAQTAVNTDSLPTYKRFPEIPVFKLTKVPDSTEFSKADIKKNKDVIMIMFSPDCEHCQRETDSILAHFDAFKNVQIVMASPLDYVHIKNFYQKFHLADYPNITIGKDNVWALGTFYNVRNFPTIAVYDKHGQFVQIFEGSIPVQKVIAALP; from the coding sequence ATGAAAAAGATTCTTTCAATAGTCAGCGTTTTATTTATCAGCGTTTCATCATTTGCACAAACAGCTGTGAATACAGATTCCTTACCAACTTATAAACGCTTTCCAGAAATACCGGTATTTAAACTTACCAAGGTTCCTGACAGTACTGAATTTTCAAAAGCAGACATAAAGAAGAATAAAGATGTAATCATGATCATGTTTAGCCCGGATTGTGAACATTGCCAGAGAGAGACTGACAGCATCTTAGCTCATTTTGATGCGTTTAAAAATGTTCAGATCGTTATGGCATCACCTTTGGATTATGTACATATTAAAAATTTCTACCAAAAATTTCATTTAGCCGATTACCCCAATATAACCATTGGTAAAGACAATGTTTGGGCGTTGGGAACTTTTTATAACGTACGCAATTTCCCTACCATTGCCGTGTACGATAAACACGGGCAGTTTGTGCAGATCTTCGAAGGCTCTATCCCCGTACAAAAGGTGATCGCAGCCCTGCCATAA
- a CDS encoding HupE/UreJ family protein, translating to MKTTVRLKYTFLLLIPLLLALPVTAHFVLPQTLPQNPKASFYFSEGFRHVIFGNYSHLVLFLSLFLVSTEPRQFLLQWFIFFAADLVALSFLLFNMDIFSMTILLSPILAFASAFIAVQNIESKKIKPARYPILIIVALLHSFAFGSQIHEQQLAWQKKAMAIFSLNAGVSVAELAFLIVLYFTIGRFLSNKPFYYTKIVKPLSVAIILAAVWFMYAAAYLQ from the coding sequence ATGAAAACGACTGTACGCTTAAAATACACTTTTTTACTACTCATCCCACTGTTATTAGCCCTGCCTGTAACGGCACATTTTGTATTGCCCCAAACTTTACCGCAGAATCCAAAAGCTTCTTTTTATTTTTCAGAAGGATTCAGGCATGTTATTTTCGGTAATTATAGTCACCTCGTTTTATTTCTGAGTTTATTTTTGGTAAGCACTGAACCCCGACAATTTTTATTACAATGGTTCATCTTTTTTGCAGCAGACCTGGTAGCGCTGAGTTTTCTGCTGTTCAACATGGATATCTTTTCGATGACCATCTTACTATCGCCCATATTAGCTTTTGCTTCTGCTTTTATAGCGGTACAGAATATTGAATCAAAGAAAATAAAGCCTGCACGTTATCCCATATTAATTATTGTGGCTCTATTGCACAGCTTTGCTTTTGGTAGCCAGATACATGAGCAGCAACTTGCCTGGCAAAAAAAGGCAATGGCTATCTTTTCATTAAATGCAGGAGTATCCGTTGCTGAGCTGGCTTTTTTAATAGTTCTGTATTTTACCATAGGCAGATTTTTAAGCAACAAACCCTTTTATTACACTAAAATTGTAAAACCTTTATCTGTTGCAATTATTCTGGCAGCTGTGTGGTTCATGTATGCAGCCGCTTATCTTCAATAA